Proteins from a single region of Nakamurella alba:
- a CDS encoding ABC transporter substrate-binding protein, whose translation MSSTFRRLGVPAIAGLALLASACTATAPTTQTSAGGATGSGSSSAAAGPVTTDVAFSVATTTLDPASGCTLDDVRLTMGLYVQLMQYGERTDANGVKEQDPTKVEPYFATDYEVSADGLSYTFTLPSDWKFPSGAPMDAEAVKYSIDRVNSIAGCGQAIVNDLYLDPLLIKEITVVDPTTVKFDLNFVDANFPLAMATPSASIVDPTLVEANGGVVDATPNEWMASHDAGSGPFRLASYEPGTKAVLEKDPNFKGEAPASDVINVNWIKSDSAMLLELQNGSLDIVQGLTKNSAASLQDTEGFTVAASTATANMGFLMPNDKEPWTNEKVREAVTYAIPYEDILNNVLKGYGQLYYGPVPPTMPGYDAADSTPRTYDVEKAKALMAEAGVTTPITVTLDTISGDATQASIATILQSALGELGIEVTVNPLSESAWGDQVYGLKTQAALRLDGPAIFSAGYYLSYDEACGISFNTGVICVPGNDVLLKEVRAAKDDAERDAALAQLTKNWVADSPKAILYLDATAVVMKTGTEYLWNQYTDMRTWKAAA comes from the coding sequence ATGAGCTCCACCTTCCGGCGGCTCGGAGTGCCGGCGATCGCCGGCCTGGCGCTGCTCGCCTCGGCGTGCACCGCCACCGCCCCGACCACCCAGACCTCGGCCGGCGGTGCCACCGGCAGTGGGTCGTCGTCCGCGGCGGCCGGCCCGGTCACCACCGACGTGGCCTTCTCGGTCGCCACCACCACCCTCGACCCGGCCTCCGGCTGCACGCTGGACGACGTCCGGCTGACCATGGGCCTGTACGTCCAGCTGATGCAGTACGGCGAGCGGACCGACGCGAACGGCGTCAAGGAGCAGGACCCGACCAAGGTCGAGCCCTACTTCGCGACCGACTACGAGGTCAGCGCGGACGGCCTGAGCTACACCTTCACCCTGCCGTCGGACTGGAAGTTCCCCAGCGGCGCCCCGATGGACGCCGAGGCGGTCAAGTACTCGATCGACCGGGTCAACTCCATCGCCGGCTGCGGCCAGGCCATCGTCAACGACCTGTACCTGGATCCGCTGCTGATCAAGGAGATCACCGTCGTCGACCCGACGACGGTGAAGTTCGACCTGAACTTCGTCGACGCCAACTTCCCGCTGGCGATGGCCACCCCGTCCGCCTCCATCGTCGACCCGACCCTGGTCGAGGCCAACGGCGGCGTCGTCGACGCCACGCCGAACGAGTGGATGGCCTCGCACGACGCCGGTTCCGGCCCGTTCCGGCTGGCCTCCTACGAGCCGGGCACCAAGGCCGTGCTGGAGAAGGACCCGAACTTCAAGGGTGAGGCGCCGGCCTCGGACGTCATCAACGTCAACTGGATCAAGTCCGACTCGGCCATGCTGCTGGAGCTGCAGAACGGCTCGCTGGACATCGTCCAGGGCCTGACCAAGAACTCGGCGGCCTCGCTGCAGGACACCGAGGGCTTCACCGTGGCGGCCAGCACGGCGACCGCGAACATGGGCTTCCTGATGCCGAACGACAAGGAGCCGTGGACCAACGAGAAGGTCCGCGAGGCCGTCACCTACGCGATCCCGTACGAGGACATCCTGAACAACGTCCTCAAGGGCTACGGCCAGCTGTACTACGGCCCGGTCCCGCCGACCATGCCGGGCTACGACGCCGCCGACTCGACGCCGCGCACCTACGACGTGGAGAAGGCCAAGGCGCTGATGGCCGAGGCCGGGGTCACCACCCCGATCACGGTCACCCTGGACACCATCTCCGGTGACGCCACCCAGGCCTCCATCGCCACCATCCTGCAGTCCGCGCTCGGCGAGCTGGGCATCGAGGTCACGGTCAACCCGCTGTCCGAGAGTGCCTGGGGCGACCAGGTCTACGGCCTGAAGACCCAGGCCGCCCTCCGCCTGGACGGCCCGGCGATCTTCAGCGCCGGCTACTACCTGTCCTATGACGAGGCCTGCGGGATCTCCTTCAACACCGGTGTCATCTGCGTCCCGGGCAACGACGTGCTGCTCAAGGAGGTCCGCGCGGCCAAGGACGACGCCGAGCGTGACGCCGCCCTGGCCCAGCTGACCAAGAACTGGGTGGCCGACTCGCCCAAGGCGATCCTCTACCTGGACGCCACCGCGGTGGTCATGAAGACCGGCACCGAGTACCTGTGGAACCAGTACACCGACATGCGGACCTGGAAGGCAGCTGCGTGA
- a CDS encoding hydantoinase B/oxoprolinase family protein — protein MTAVSEKPDTATGSDGIDPSIDIIKAEITRNALQSAAVEMNTTLVRSAYNPLIFDVKDFGVGVMGANGDLWADAPGLPVFTGVLPASVKSGLQWWGRDRIHDGDVFVVNSPYLNGTHISDTAVYMPVFFEGELVAFTGSMAHWADVSGMSPGGWTVNSTEIYQEGIAFTHQRLMIRGEENPDMFDLIENNMRVPHVVMGDLRAQIATARTGAERVVALCRRYGAAEVTTLMEYVIANTERALRRELAAMPDTTMKSAFTFDFSGVDRDEVPEVHVTTTVKGDRVQVSFEGTTKQSSGPINAGAEATKATIAEVLKGVLDPLGTANQAHLELADIVWPDRPTMVNPAKPAPCDSYGYLMTGVIETMQLAFADVAPQRVRAGGYQMVSTYVMSTTGDTESAYVFAEPVQGGHGAFPGKDGACMMFVTDGDCSNTPVEVLEMRFPVRCNQFSLRTEASGAGQFRGGAGVFRDMHVLQADSMVKTASESSKDPISRGVRGGVTAKPTHVELIHPDGTVEKVAERIVDRPVPVGSVLRQATGGGGGYGNPVDRDPQRVADDVRDERVTLADASEIYKVVLTAGSLPGIWDVDLAATTALRAAV, from the coding sequence ATGACCGCAGTTTCCGAGAAGCCCGACACCGCCACCGGTTCCGACGGCATCGACCCCTCGATCGACATCATCAAGGCCGAGATCACCCGCAACGCCCTGCAGTCCGCCGCGGTGGAGATGAACACCACCCTGGTGCGCAGCGCCTACAACCCGCTGATCTTCGACGTCAAGGACTTCGGCGTCGGCGTGATGGGCGCGAACGGCGACCTGTGGGCGGACGCACCCGGCCTGCCGGTGTTCACCGGCGTGCTGCCGGCCTCGGTGAAGTCCGGCCTGCAGTGGTGGGGCCGGGACCGCATCCACGACGGCGACGTCTTCGTGGTGAACAGCCCGTACCTCAACGGCACCCACATCTCCGACACCGCCGTGTACATGCCGGTGTTCTTCGAGGGCGAGCTGGTGGCCTTCACCGGCAGCATGGCCCACTGGGCCGACGTCTCCGGCATGAGCCCGGGCGGCTGGACGGTGAATTCCACCGAGATCTACCAGGAGGGCATCGCCTTCACCCACCAGCGGCTGATGATCCGGGGCGAGGAGAACCCGGACATGTTCGACCTCATCGAGAACAACATGCGGGTCCCGCATGTCGTCATGGGCGACCTGCGCGCGCAGATCGCCACCGCCCGGACCGGCGCGGAGCGGGTCGTCGCGCTGTGCCGCCGCTACGGCGCCGCCGAGGTCACCACGCTGATGGAGTACGTCATCGCCAACACCGAGCGCGCGCTGCGCCGGGAGCTGGCCGCGATGCCGGACACCACCATGAAGTCGGCGTTCACCTTCGACTTCAGCGGTGTCGACCGCGACGAGGTGCCCGAGGTGCACGTCACCACCACGGTGAAGGGCGACCGGGTCCAGGTCAGCTTCGAGGGCACCACCAAGCAGTCCTCCGGCCCGATCAACGCCGGTGCCGAGGCCACCAAGGCCACCATCGCCGAGGTGCTCAAGGGCGTCCTCGACCCGCTGGGCACCGCGAACCAGGCCCACCTGGAGCTCGCCGACATCGTCTGGCCGGACCGGCCGACCATGGTCAACCCGGCCAAGCCGGCCCCGTGCGACTCCTACGGCTACCTGATGACCGGTGTCATCGAGACCATGCAGCTGGCCTTCGCCGACGTCGCCCCGCAGCGGGTGCGCGCCGGTGGCTACCAGATGGTCTCGACCTACGTCATGTCCACCACCGGTGACACCGAGAGCGCCTACGTCTTCGCGGAGCCGGTGCAGGGCGGGCACGGTGCCTTCCCGGGCAAGGACGGCGCCTGCATGATGTTCGTGACCGACGGGGACTGCTCGAACACCCCGGTCGAGGTGCTGGAGATGCGGTTCCCGGTGCGCTGCAACCAGTTCTCGCTGCGCACCGAGGCCTCCGGCGCCGGTCAGTTCCGCGGCGGCGCGGGCGTGTTCCGCGACATGCACGTGCTGCAGGCCGATTCCATGGTCAAGACCGCGTCCGAGAGCTCCAAGGACCCGATCTCCCGCGGCGTCCGCGGCGGTGTCACCGCCAAGCCCACCCACGTGGAGCTCATCCACCCGGACGGCACTGTCGAGAAGGTCGCGGAGCGCATCGTCGACCGGCCGGTGCCGGTCGGCTCGGTGCTCCGGCAGGCCACCGGTGGTGGCGGCGGTTACGGCAACCCGGTGGACCGGGACCCGCAGCGGGTGGCCGACGACGTCCGCGACGAGCGGGTCACCCTGGCCGACGCCTCGGAGATCTACAAGGTCGTGCTGACCGCCGGGTCGCTGCCCGGCATCTGGGACGTCGACCTGGCCGCGACCACCGCGCTGCGCGCGGCGGTCTGA
- a CDS encoding hydantoinase/oxoprolinase family protein — protein sequence MSSSPRHGGHRLAVDVGGTFIDYILLDEADGSVVIDKQPATATALVDEFVRGLERLPVQTSELSMFIHGTTVALNTLVQERGAKTGLLTTAGFRDVLELGRAGRPDIYDLRYQPAPPLVPRYLRREVTERVAADGTVLTELDLAGVRSEMEFLVAHGIESVAICLLHSYANTAHEAAIAELVRAEYPQLSVTVSSELVREWREYERTSTSVINAYTQPLFGAYAKTIDTRVREKGYEHGIAFMRSNGGVMTIAAAGGRPVETLGSGPSGGVIGAHALSDRTGYRNIVCADVGGTTYDVALIQDGEIVERSNTDIAGRPVMGSVIDIVSVGAGGGSIAVIDAISGSLRVGPESAGASPGPAAFGNGGELPTVTDAQVVLGLLDPDRFLGGRMKLDRAKAETAIAKHLGEDRDLVHLAGGILTIAQTNMANAIRVITTERGLDPREFAMLSFGGGGGLFAAGVAEELGVTTVLVPQAAAGFSAWGMLTADYREDATLTSVVDVATESLPVIRESFAKLAEEAQDALAAYGFERDALQVAYSADVRFLGQDHTITTPVDPAWLTGSGDDLVAGLPIAFAGRHKQRYGHGEAGAPVQIVTARCRAVAPVTSPKTVGKFADGAATPVSTRPIWFPATGWVEEVPVYERTEMSATDRLAGPCVVDEWTTTVIVPPTWTAALDEFGNLVLTRTEA from the coding sequence GTGAGCAGTTCGCCTCGCCACGGGGGCCACCGGCTGGCCGTCGACGTCGGTGGCACGTTCATCGACTACATCCTGCTCGACGAGGCCGACGGTTCCGTCGTCATCGACAAGCAGCCGGCCACCGCGACCGCCCTGGTCGACGAGTTCGTCCGCGGCCTGGAGCGGCTGCCGGTGCAGACCTCCGAGCTGTCGATGTTCATCCACGGCACCACCGTCGCGCTGAACACCCTGGTGCAGGAGCGCGGTGCGAAGACCGGCCTGCTCACCACCGCCGGGTTCCGCGACGTGCTGGAGCTGGGCCGGGCCGGTCGCCCGGACATCTACGACCTGCGCTACCAGCCGGCCCCGCCGCTGGTGCCGCGCTACCTGCGCCGCGAGGTCACCGAGCGGGTCGCCGCCGACGGCACCGTGCTCACCGAGCTCGATCTGGCCGGGGTGCGCTCCGAGATGGAGTTCCTCGTCGCCCACGGCATCGAGTCCGTCGCGATCTGCCTGCTGCACTCCTACGCCAACACCGCGCACGAGGCCGCGATCGCCGAGCTGGTCCGGGCCGAGTACCCGCAGCTGTCGGTCACCGTCTCCAGCGAGCTGGTCCGCGAGTGGCGCGAGTACGAGCGCACCTCGACCTCGGTCATCAACGCCTACACCCAGCCGCTCTTCGGCGCCTACGCGAAGACCATCGACACCCGGGTCCGCGAGAAGGGCTACGAGCACGGCATCGCGTTCATGCGCTCCAACGGCGGCGTCATGACCATCGCCGCGGCCGGCGGCCGCCCGGTGGAGACCCTGGGCTCGGGCCCGTCCGGCGGCGTCATCGGCGCGCACGCGCTGTCCGACCGCACCGGCTACCGCAACATCGTCTGCGCCGACGTCGGCGGCACCACCTACGACGTCGCGCTCATCCAGGACGGCGAGATCGTCGAGCGGTCCAACACCGACATCGCCGGCCGCCCGGTCATGGGCTCGGTCATCGACATCGTCTCGGTCGGTGCCGGCGGCGGCTCCATCGCCGTCATCGACGCCATCTCGGGCAGCCTGCGGGTCGGCCCGGAGTCGGCCGGTGCCTCGCCCGGGCCGGCCGCGTTCGGCAACGGCGGCGAGCTGCCGACCGTCACCGACGCGCAGGTCGTGCTCGGCCTGCTCGATCCGGACCGCTTCCTCGGCGGCCGGATGAAGCTGGACCGCGCCAAGGCGGAGACCGCGATCGCCAAGCACCTCGGCGAGGACCGCGACCTGGTCCACCTGGCCGGTGGCATCCTGACCATCGCGCAGACCAACATGGCCAACGCCATCCGGGTCATCACCACCGAGCGCGGGCTGGACCCGCGCGAGTTCGCGATGCTCTCCTTCGGCGGCGGTGGCGGACTGTTCGCCGCCGGTGTGGCCGAGGAACTGGGTGTCACCACCGTGCTGGTGCCGCAGGCCGCGGCGGGCTTCTCCGCCTGGGGCATGCTCACCGCCGACTACCGCGAGGACGCCACCCTGACCTCGGTGGTGGACGTGGCCACCGAATCGCTGCCGGTCATCCGGGAGAGCTTCGCCAAGCTCGCCGAGGAGGCCCAGGACGCTCTGGCCGCCTACGGTTTCGAGCGCGACGCGCTGCAGGTCGCCTACTCGGCCGACGTCCGCTTCCTGGGCCAGGACCACACCATCACCACCCCGGTCGACCCGGCCTGGCTGACCGGATCCGGCGATGACCTCGTCGCCGGGCTGCCGATCGCCTTCGCCGGCCGGCACAAGCAGCGCTACGGCCACGGCGAGGCCGGCGCGCCGGTGCAGATCGTCACCGCACGCTGCCGCGCCGTCGCCCCGGTCACCAGCCCGAAGACCGTCGGGAAGTTCGCCGACGGCGCCGCGACACCGGTGTCCACCCGCCCGATCTGGTTCCCGGCCACCGGCTGGGTCGAGGAGGTGCCGGTGTACGAGCGCACCGAGATGTCCGCGACGGACCGGCTCGCCGGCCCGTGTGTCGTCGACGAGTGGACCACCACCGTCATCGTCCCGCCGACCTGGACCGCGGCCCTGGACGAGTTCGGCAACCTGGTCCTGACCCGGACGGAGGCCTGA
- a CDS encoding GntR family transcriptional regulator, whose product MTGAEALDGVSLVRLGRTSLRDQALSVLRQRLVTGELRPGTIYSVTVLANELGVSNSPVREAMLELQNQGLVEAVRNRGFVVVNLSRQEREDVLEVRMMLEVPAMSRLAGRPELLAAYDRYSEIAQEILDSAREGDVLAFLDADRRFHLGLLGLLGNHQLVDVVGLLRDRTRLFGAAGDILRSAEEHLDLLRALKRGDAGTTTAVMTAHLHHVLGEWSGDQPQD is encoded by the coding sequence ATGACCGGAGCGGAGGCGCTCGACGGGGTGTCGCTGGTGCGACTCGGCCGGACGAGCCTGCGCGACCAGGCGCTGAGCGTGCTGCGGCAGCGACTGGTCACCGGGGAGCTGCGCCCCGGGACGATCTACTCGGTGACGGTGCTGGCCAACGAGCTCGGGGTGTCCAACAGCCCGGTCCGCGAGGCCATGCTGGAGCTGCAGAACCAGGGCCTGGTGGAGGCGGTGCGCAACCGCGGCTTCGTGGTGGTGAACCTCAGCCGGCAGGAGCGCGAGGACGTGCTCGAGGTCCGGATGATGCTCGAGGTGCCCGCCATGTCCCGGCTGGCCGGGCGGCCCGAGCTGCTCGCCGCCTACGACCGGTACAGCGAGATCGCCCAGGAGATCCTGGATTCCGCCCGCGAGGGTGACGTCCTGGCCTTCCTGGACGCCGACCGACGCTTCCACCTGGGCCTGCTCGGCCTGCTCGGAAACCACCAGCTGGTGGACGTGGTCGGGCTGCTCCGCGACCGCACCCGGCTGTTCGGCGCGGCCGGCGACATCCTCCGCTCCGCGGAGGAGCACCTGGACCTGCTCCGCGCACTCAAGCGCGGTGACGCCGGCACCACCACCGCCGTGATGACCGCCCACCTGCACCACGTGCTGGGGGAGTGGAGCGGCGACCAGCCGCAGGACTGA
- a CDS encoding ornithine cyclodeaminase family protein, whose translation MSSHLALPVQAGLPHITADEVFATVAPREAVAMLQTALRDGLQPTDDPDRGLVEFRSGQLLLMPTEFGDRAGVKLALVAPGNAGRGLDLIQGVYVLLDADTFVPLATMDGPALTALRTPAVTVAALEPLLAQQDSPLQVAIVGRGLQGRGHAVCLADTLAGVRPIASVAFLGRRDHDGGTRLDEGLDAGTAVTAPRLGTPEGDRALAAADLVICATTATSPVFDSALLRDDVVAAAMGSHEPRKRELDGALFARAHVVVEDPATALREAGDVIQAVEEGCLDPARLVTMADVVTGRAQLSRDRPVVFKGTGMSWQDLVVGDAVHRRWLQGRAADAAAG comes from the coding sequence ATGAGCAGCCACCTCGCCCTGCCCGTGCAGGCCGGCCTGCCGCACATCACCGCCGACGAGGTCTTCGCGACCGTCGCCCCGCGGGAGGCGGTCGCCATGCTGCAGACCGCCCTGCGCGACGGGCTGCAGCCCACGGACGACCCGGACCGCGGCCTGGTCGAGTTCCGGTCCGGCCAGCTGCTGCTGATGCCGACCGAGTTCGGCGACCGTGCCGGGGTCAAGCTGGCGCTGGTCGCGCCCGGCAACGCGGGCCGCGGACTGGACCTGATCCAGGGCGTCTACGTGCTGCTCGACGCCGACACGTTCGTCCCGCTGGCCACCATGGACGGGCCGGCGCTGACCGCGCTGCGCACCCCGGCGGTCACCGTCGCCGCGCTGGAACCCCTGCTGGCGCAGCAGGACTCGCCGCTGCAGGTGGCCATCGTCGGCCGCGGTCTGCAGGGCCGCGGGCACGCGGTCTGCCTGGCCGACACGCTGGCCGGCGTCCGCCCGATCGCCTCGGTGGCCTTCCTCGGCCGGCGGGACCACGACGGCGGGACACGGCTCGACGAGGGCCTGGACGCCGGCACCGCGGTCACCGCGCCGCGCCTCGGCACGCCGGAGGGCGACCGGGCGTTGGCGGCCGCCGACCTGGTCATCTGTGCGACCACGGCGACCTCGCCGGTCTTCGACTCCGCGCTGCTGCGGGACGACGTCGTCGCCGCGGCGATGGGATCGCACGAGCCGCGCAAGCGGGAGCTGGACGGCGCGTTGTTCGCCCGCGCCCACGTGGTGGTCGAGGACCCGGCGACGGCGCTGCGGGAGGCGGGCGACGTGATCCAGGCCGTGGAGGAGGGTTGCCTCGACCCGGCCCGGCTGGTCACCATGGCCGACGTGGTCACCGGGCGCGCACAGCTGAGCCGCGACCGGCCCGTCGTCTTCAAGGGCACGGGCATGTCCTGGCAGGATCTCGTGGTGGGGGATGCAGTGCATCGCCGCTGGTTGCAGGGGCGCGCCGCGGACGCGGCCGCAGGGTGA
- a CDS encoding proline racemase family protein, which produces MPTTDPRSPDWSSVRTVDYHTAGEPFRIVEHPPVPLPGTDVPDRRERALADPDVEFLRQFLCYEPRGHADMYGGFVVPANEVGPGEEPAHFGVLFWHKDGFSTACGHGTIALGVWAVDTGRVAAPEDGSVDVLIDVPSGRVRATVHRSGGLTTGVDFVNVPSRVVARDLKVETSRGMVDVTLTFGGALYASVRAGDLGLRVSPDDVTALIEVGREIKWAANELPEAVHPTDDRLSGVYGTILHEDLGTDPDGNPVQRNVTVFADGEVDRSPCGSGSCARAAVLVQDGVLTPGRTLRHRSIVDSQFDVSVRDTIDGPFGPEVVVAVTGHAHRTGVHEFVLDRTDAIAPGFVLR; this is translated from the coding sequence GTGCCGACCACGGATCCGCGGTCGCCGGACTGGTCTTCCGTCCGCACCGTCGACTACCACACGGCCGGAGAACCCTTCCGGATCGTCGAACACCCACCCGTCCCGCTGCCCGGCACCGACGTGCCCGACCGGCGCGAACGGGCGCTGGCCGACCCCGACGTCGAGTTCCTGCGGCAGTTCCTCTGCTACGAACCGCGCGGCCACGCCGACATGTACGGCGGATTCGTCGTGCCGGCGAACGAGGTCGGCCCCGGTGAGGAGCCGGCGCACTTCGGCGTGCTGTTCTGGCACAAGGACGGCTTCTCCACCGCGTGCGGTCACGGCACCATCGCCCTCGGGGTGTGGGCGGTCGACACCGGCCGGGTCGCGGCGCCGGAGGACGGCTCCGTCGACGTCCTGATCGACGTGCCCTCGGGGCGGGTCCGCGCCACCGTGCACCGCAGCGGCGGGCTGACCACCGGTGTCGACTTCGTCAACGTGCCCAGCCGCGTCGTCGCCCGCGACCTGAAGGTCGAGACCTCGCGCGGGATGGTCGATGTCACGCTGACGTTCGGCGGAGCGCTCTACGCGTCGGTGCGGGCCGGCGACCTCGGTCTGCGCGTGTCGCCGGACGACGTCACCGCGCTCATCGAGGTGGGCCGCGAGATCAAGTGGGCCGCGAACGAGCTGCCGGAGGCGGTGCATCCCACCGACGACCGGCTCAGCGGTGTCTACGGCACCATCCTGCACGAGGACCTGGGCACCGATCCGGACGGGAACCCGGTGCAGCGCAACGTCACCGTGTTCGCCGATGGCGAGGTCGACCGCTCGCCGTGCGGGTCCGGGTCCTGTGCCCGGGCCGCGGTGCTGGTGCAGGACGGCGTGCTGACCCCGGGTCGCACGCTGCGGCACCGGTCGATCGTGGACTCGCAGTTCGACGTCTCCGTGCGGGACACGATCGACGGCCCGTTCGGGCCGGAGGTGGTGGTCGCGGTCACCGGCCACGCCCACCGGACCGGGGTGCACGAGTTCGTGCTGGACCGGACCGACGCCATCGCACCGGGTTTCGTGCTCCGATGA
- a CDS encoding PH domain-containing protein: MAYPDNLLSRGESVVLSKRPHWKMLVLPIIFFIVIVGGGFTLAAVLRNWEYHTIAWIVIGVLGLLLLIWLVVVPFLRWRTEHFVITNYHVFFRSGILHRREHQIPLGHIQNMETSVSFWGRLLGFGTLIVESAADQPLEFENVASLPKVQSVLNQLIMDDKQAHRGGPQQGGYPTGPTPAQG, from the coding sequence ATGGCCTATCCCGACAACCTGCTCTCCCGTGGCGAGAGCGTTGTCCTGAGCAAGCGCCCGCACTGGAAGATGCTGGTCCTGCCGATCATCTTCTTCATCGTGATCGTCGGTGGCGGCTTCACCCTGGCCGCGGTGCTCCGCAACTGGGAGTACCACACCATCGCCTGGATCGTGATCGGCGTGCTCGGCCTGCTGCTGCTGATCTGGCTGGTGGTGGTGCCCTTCCTGCGGTGGCGCACCGAGCACTTCGTGATCACGAACTACCACGTGTTCTTCCGGTCCGGCATCCTGCACCGCCGCGAGCACCAGATCCCGCTCGGCCACATCCAGAACATGGAGACCTCGGTGTCGTTCTGGGGTCGGCTGCTCGGATTCGGCACCTTGATCGTCGAGTCGGCCGCGGACCAGCCGCTGGAGTTCGAGAACGTGGCGTCCCTGCCCAAGGTGCAGTCCGTGCTCAACCAGCTGATCATGGACGACAAGCAGGCCCACCGCGGCGGTCCGCAGCAGGGTGGGTACCCGACCGGGCCGACGCCGGCCCAGGGCTGA
- a CDS encoding YggS family pyridoxal phosphate-dependent enzyme: MSSPQPPDPLPALAGIDRRIRVAAEASGRAAADVRLLIATKTVPAQRILPVLAAGYRLIGENRVQEVTEKADELAAVPHELHFIGHLQRNKINQLLPHISCLQTLDSADLAAALHSRLDGDRTLDVLLQVNVSGEASKSGIAPEQIPDLLQALTTYPKLVVRGYMTIGLNSADAAAVQAGYRTLVDWRDRAQQQGMPGAEHAVELSMGMSGDYESAIACGATVVRLGSSVFGARANSPESVVREGPPR; the protein is encoded by the coding sequence GTGAGCAGTCCCCAGCCCCCGGACCCGCTGCCGGCCCTCGCCGGGATCGATCGTCGGATCCGCGTCGCCGCGGAGGCGTCCGGCCGCGCTGCCGCCGACGTCCGACTGCTGATCGCGACGAAAACCGTTCCGGCCCAGCGGATCCTGCCCGTGCTGGCGGCGGGCTACCGGCTGATCGGGGAGAACCGGGTGCAGGAGGTCACCGAGAAGGCGGACGAGCTGGCCGCCGTCCCGCACGAGTTGCACTTCATCGGGCACCTGCAGCGCAACAAGATCAACCAGCTGCTGCCGCACATCAGCTGCCTGCAGACCCTGGACTCGGCCGACCTGGCCGCAGCGCTGCACTCCCGGCTCGACGGCGACCGCACCCTCGACGTGCTGCTGCAGGTCAACGTGTCCGGGGAGGCGAGCAAGTCCGGTATCGCGCCGGAGCAGATCCCGGACCTGCTGCAGGCGCTCACCACGTACCCGAAGCTGGTGGTGCGCGGCTACATGACGATCGGGCTCAACTCGGCCGACGCCGCCGCCGTGCAGGCCGGTTACCGGACCCTCGTCGACTGGCGGGACCGGGCACAGCAGCAGGGGATGCCCGGCGCCGAGCACGCGGTCGAGCTGTCGATGGGCATGAGCGGGGACTACGAGTCGGCCATCGCCTGCGGCGCCACCGTCGTCCGGCTGGGGTCCTCGGTCTTCGGCGCCCGCGCGAACAGCCCGGAAAGTGTGGTTCGCGAGGGTCCGCCCCGGTAG
- a CDS encoding biotin--[acetyl-CoA-carboxylase] ligase translates to MQDERQPLEVERTRELLAQAGIDRRVALTHALRTGSTNADLAAPTGSAAAAHTPFTVLTTEEQVAGRGRSGRTWSCPPGAGLMFSVRADRGRIPAERIGWIGAVLGLAILDAVRPLLPDLRPVTLKWPNDVLVGPRKLAGILAEMGPAGVVVGSGINISLRTDELPRDDATSLRLAGAGPVDRAALLAAILGSFVARFDRWEAAGGDVDAAGVRGDYRAVCSTLGTDVRVQLPGGSSVTGQAEDVDPDGGIVLRTPDGAHTTYRAGDVVHLRPADTLPG, encoded by the coding sequence GTGCAGGACGAACGGCAACCGCTCGAGGTCGAACGGACCCGCGAGTTGCTGGCACAGGCCGGGATCGACCGGAGGGTCGCACTCACCCACGCGCTGCGGACCGGGTCGACGAACGCCGACCTCGCCGCGCCCACCGGCAGCGCGGCCGCCGCACACACACCGTTCACCGTGCTCACCACCGAGGAGCAGGTGGCCGGCCGCGGCCGGTCCGGCCGCACCTGGAGCTGTCCGCCCGGGGCCGGGCTGATGTTCTCCGTGCGCGCCGACCGGGGCCGAATCCCGGCCGAGCGGATCGGCTGGATCGGCGCCGTACTCGGGCTGGCGATCCTGGACGCGGTCCGCCCGCTGCTGCCCGATCTCCGGCCGGTGACGCTCAAGTGGCCCAACGACGTCCTGGTCGGGCCGCGCAAGCTGGCCGGCATCCTGGCCGAGATGGGGCCGGCCGGGGTGGTGGTCGGATCCGGCATCAACATCTCGCTGCGCACCGACGAACTGCCGCGGGACGACGCGACCTCGCTGCGGCTGGCCGGTGCCGGCCCGGTCGACCGGGCGGCGCTGCTCGCCGCGATCCTCGGCTCCTTCGTCGCCCGGTTCGACCGGTGGGAGGCGGCCGGCGGGGACGTCGACGCCGCCGGCGTCCGTGGCGACTACCGCGCCGTGTGCAGCACTCTCGGGACCGACGTGCGGGTGCAGCTGCCCGGTGGCAGCTCGGTGACCGGCCAGGCGGAGGACGTCGACCCGGACGGCGGGATCGTTCTCCGGACCCCCGACGGCGCCCACACCACCTACCGCGCCGGTGACGTGGTGCACCTGCGCCCGGCCGATACCCTGCCGGGGTGA